One Raphanus sativus cultivar WK10039 unplaced genomic scaffold, ASM80110v3 Scaffold3639, whole genome shotgun sequence genomic region harbors:
- the LOC130506765 gene encoding protein PLASTID MOVEMENT IMPAIRED 1-like → MAAEYSGSRSSNTQLLAELEALSENLYQKPQAPVGRRTNSLALPRSSVPSLVTSAEDVTVPKPRSRRLSLSPWRSRPKLEAEEEENTTQNVTIKTPEESSSLVGSKPKEERKGIWNWKPIRGLARIGMQKLSCLLSVEIVAAQNLPASMNGLRLGVCVRKKETKDGAVQTMPCRVSQGSADFEETLFIKCHVYYSPANGKGAPAKFEARPFLVYLFAVDAKELEFGRHVVDLSDLIEESVEKMSYEGARVRQWDMSWGLSGKAKGGELVLKLGFQIMEKDGGAGIYGKQGELGIKPSSRPKNFSGSFGRKQSKTSFSVSSPKMTSKSQAWTPASGGVESASDLQRIEHLNLDEPEEKPAPAHPDSKKEDDQEPDFEVVDKGEDQEPEFEVVDKGVEFDDDLETEKSDGTISVVEMKEQPVNVDDPRHIVRLSELDSIAKQIKALETMMKDDSNGGAEGEAESPRLDEEEQTVTKEFLQLLEDEESENLKFYQHKMEISELRSGESVDEESENYLSDLGKGIGCVVQTRDGGYLVSMNPFDTVVMRKDTPKLVMQISRQIVVLPEAGSATGFELFHRMAGSGKELDAKICSLMAMDELMGKTGEQVAFEGIASAIIQGRNKERANTSAARTVAAVKTMANAMNSGRRERIMTGIWNVEENPLASAEEVLAVSLQKLEEMVIE, encoded by the coding sequence ATGGCGGCTGAATATTCCGGCAGCCGAAGTTCCAACACACAGCTTCTGGCTGAACTGGAAGCCCTAAGTGAAAATCTTTACCAGAAACCCCAGGCACCAGTTGGTCGCAGAACTAATTCTCTCGCTCTCCCACGCAGCTCCGTACCGTCCCTCGTGACCTCTGCTGAGGATGTGACAGTACCAAAACCACGGTCTCGGCGTTTGTCTCTGTCTCCATGGCGGTCGAGACCCAAGCTTgaggcagaggaggaagagaataCGACTCAGAACGTAACCATCAAGACACCGGAAGAGTCTTCTTCATTGGTGGGATCCAAACCCAAGGAAGAGAGAAAAGGGATATGGAACTGGAAACCCATTCGAGGGCTGGCCCGAATCGGAATGCAGAAGCTGAGCTGTTTGCTATCGGTAGAGATCGTGGCGGCACAGAATCTACCCGCGTCGATGAACGGTCTACGTCTCGGGGTTTGCGTGAGGAAGAAGGAAACCAAAGATGGCGCTGTCCAGACGATGCCGTGTCGCGTTTCTCAAGGATCCGCGGATTTCGAGGAGACTCTGTTCATCAAGTGCCACGTGTACTACTCGCCGGCTAATGGGAAAGGCGCTCCGGCGAAGTTTGAGGCTCGGCCGTTTTTGGTTTATCTTTTCGCGGTGGATGCTAAGGAGCTCGAGTTCGGGAGACACGTGGTGGACTTGAGCGATTTAATCGAGGAGTCTGTGGAGAAGATGAGTTACGAAGGAGCTAGGGTTAGGCAATGGGATATGAGTTGGGGGCTTTCTGGTAAAGCCAAAGGGGGTGAACTGGTTCTAAAACTAGGGTTTCAGATCATGGAAAAAGATGGTGGAGCTGGAATTTACGGTAAACAAGGTGAATTAGGGATAAAACCGAGCAGCAGACCGAAGAATTTCTCCGGTTCCTTTGGGCGAAAGCAATCGAAAACTTCGTTCAGTGTCTCGAGCCCGAAGATGACTAGCAAGAGCCAGGCGTGGACGCCAGCAAGTGGCGGCGTGGAGTCTGCATCTGATCTTCAGAGAATCGAGCATCTGAATCTGGATGAGCCGGAGGAGAAACCAGCTCCGGCTCATCCAGATTccaaaaaagaagatgatcaagAACCTGATTTTGAGGTTGTTGACAAAGGAGAAGATCAAGAACCTGAATTTGAAGTTGTGGACAAAGGAGTCGAGTTTGATGACGACCTGGAAACTGAGAAATCCGATGGAACCATATCCGTAGTAGAGATGAAGGAGCAACCTGTTAATGTTGATGATCCACGGCACATTGTAAGACTATCGGAGTTAGATTCTATTGCAAAGCAGATCAAAGCGCTTGAAACTATGATGAAAGATGATAGCAACGGTGGTGCGGAAGGTGAGGCAGAGTCACCAAGGCTCGATGAAGAGGAGCAGACTGTGACAAAGGAGTTCCTTCAGTTACTTGAGGATGAAGAATCCGAGAATCTCAAATTCTACCAGCACAAAATGGAGATCTCCGAGCTGCGGTCTGGTGAATCAGTAGACGAAGAATCTGAGAATTACCTCTCGGATCTTGGGAAAGGCATCGGATGTGTTGTTCAGACAAGGGACGGTGGATACTTGGTTTCTATGAACCCTTTTGATACGGTGGTCATGAGGAAGGACACTCCTAAGCTCGTAATGCAAATCTCGAGACAGATTGTGGTACTGCCTGAAGCCGGATCGGCGACTGGATTCGAACTGTTTCATAGAATGGCGGGTTCGGGTAAGGAACTTGACGCAAAGATATGTTCCCTTATGGCGATGGACGAGCTCATGGGGAAAACAGGGGAACAAGTGGCTTTCGAAGGTATAGCGTCAGCGATCATACAAGGGAGGAACAAAGAGCGAGCGAACACAAGCGCAGCGCGAACTGTTGCAGCTGTTAAAACGATGGCTAACGCTATGAACAGCGGAAGAAGAGAGAGGATAATGACAGGAATCTGGAACGTGGAGGAGAATCCATTGGCTTCAGCAGAGGAGGTTTTAGCTGTTTCTTTACAGAAACTTGAAGAAATGGTGATTGAA